From Elephas maximus indicus isolate mEleMax1 chromosome 1, mEleMax1 primary haplotype, whole genome shotgun sequence, a single genomic window includes:
- the LOC126081957 gene encoding glutathione S-transferase A2 isoform X1 has product MAGKPMLHYFNGRGRMESTRWLLAAAGVEFEEKFLESPEDLEKLVNEGSLMFQQVPMVEIDGMKLVQTRAILNYIATKYNLYGKDIKERALIDMYIEGVADLGEMILLLPVAPPGEKDAKLALIKEKTTNRYFPAFEKVLKSHGQDYLVGNKLSRADIHLVELIYYVEELDPSLIANFPLLKALKARVSSLPTVKKFLQPGSQRKPPLDQKTLEQAKKIFKLQ; this is encoded by the exons ATGGCGGGGAAGCCCATGCTTCATTACTTCAATGGACGAGGCAGAATGGAATCTACCCGGTGGCTCTTGGCTGCAGCTGGAGTTGAG TTTGAAGAGAAATTTTTAGAATCTCCAGAAGACTTGGAAAAGTTAGTAAATG aGGGGAGTTTGATGTTCCAGCAAGTGCCAATGGTTGAAATTGATGGAATGAAGCTGGTGCAGACCAGAGCCATTCTCAACTACATTGCCACCAAATACAACCTCTATGGGAAGGACATAAAGGAGAGAGCCCT GATTGATATGTATATAGAAGGTGTGGCAGATTTGGGTGAGATGATCCTTCTTTTGCcagttgcaccacctggggaaaAAGATGCCAAGCTTGCGTTGATCAAAGAGAAAACAACAAACCGTTATTTTCCTGCCTTTGAAAAG GTGTTAAAGAGCCACGGACAAGACTACCTTGTTGGCAACAAGCTGAGCAGGGCTGACATTCACCTGGTTGAACTTATCTACTACGTGGAAGAGCTGGACCCCAGCCTTATTGCCAACTTCCCTCTACTGAAG GCCCTGAAGGCCAGAGTCAGCAGCCTCCCCACGGTGAAGAAGTTCCTGCAGCCTGGCAGCCAGAGGAAGCCTCCCCTAGATCAGAAAACTTTAGAACAAGCAAAGAAGATTTTCAAGTTGCAATAA
- the LOC126081957 gene encoding glutathione S-transferase A1 isoform X2, whose protein sequence is MYIEGVADLGEMILLLPVAPPGEKDAKLALIKEKTTNRYFPAFEKVLKSHGQDYLVGNKLSRADIHLVELIYYVEELDPSLIANFPLLKALKARVSSLPTVKKFLQPGSQRKPPLDQKTLEQAKKIFKLQ, encoded by the exons ATGTATATAGAAGGTGTGGCAGATTTGGGTGAGATGATCCTTCTTTTGCcagttgcaccacctggggaaaAAGATGCCAAGCTTGCGTTGATCAAAGAGAAAACAACAAACCGTTATTTTCCTGCCTTTGAAAAG GTGTTAAAGAGCCACGGACAAGACTACCTTGTTGGCAACAAGCTGAGCAGGGCTGACATTCACCTGGTTGAACTTATCTACTACGTGGAAGAGCTGGACCCCAGCCTTATTGCCAACTTCCCTCTACTGAAG GCCCTGAAGGCCAGAGTCAGCAGCCTCCCCACGGTGAAGAAGTTCCTGCAGCCTGGCAGCCAGAGGAAGCCTCCCCTAGATCAGAAAACTTTAGAACAAGCAAAGAAGATTTTCAAGTTGCAATAA